From a region of the Corythoichthys intestinalis isolate RoL2023-P3 chromosome 7, ASM3026506v1, whole genome shotgun sequence genome:
- the cimap1d gene encoding outer dense fiber protein 3-like protein 2b, translated as MSDNMYCVDCSPGPRYHIDAKMTRLGRDGTPAYSMLGRKKAQKKLLHTPGPGFYSPEKAPPCNLQRRPPSYTMGSRTNYRTLDFVPAPNKYTLPPLMGPHIPHKPASASYTMSATLSHGGPSVDLAKTPGPCRYNSTHPSIYLRKSPAFSMLGRHSVPRDSTEKPGPGAYNPEKVTVHKARAPAFSMGIKHSEFVTPLVVTITD; from the exons ATGAGTGACAATA TGTATTGTGTTGACTGTAGTCCGGGACCTCGGTATCACATTGATGCTAAGATGACTCGCTTAGGGAGAGATGGCACACCTGCGTACTCTATGTTGGgcagaaaaaaagcacaaa AGAAGCTCCTCCACACCCCTGGACCGGGCTTCTACAGCCCAGAAAAAGCCCCACCGTGCAACCTCCAGCGTCGGCCCCCTTCCTACACTATGGGCTCCCGCACAAACTACCGTACCTTGGACTTCGTGCCCGCTCCGAACAAGTACACTCTCCCTCCACTAATGGGCCCTCATATCCCACACAAACCGGCCAGCGCCAGCTACACAATGTCGGCTACTTTGAGCCATGGCGGGCCTTCCGTGGATCTCGCCAAGACGCCGGGGCCTTGTAGATACAATAGCACACACCCCAGCATTTATCTCCGCAAGTCACCTGCTTTCTCCATGTTAGGGCGACACAGTGTACCTAGAGACAGCACCGAAAAGCCCGGTCCAGGGGCTTATAACCCAGAAAAAGTGACAGTGCACAAAGCTCGGGCCCCAGCCTTCTCCATGGGGATTAAACACTCTGAGTTTGTCACGCCACTGGTCGTCACTATTACTGATTAG